In one window of Rhizobium sp. ACO-34A DNA:
- a CDS encoding ABC transporter ATP-binding protein, giving the protein MTELKTRQTGATATLGHRGFPHVVSATGGELDIVTGPSQPGFNPVDLLYASLAACLAMSARIAATQMQVMDKVTNITAEVKGEKAHEGPSRVTRFDVRITIAGDVDAETRLKIIHAAEEICTVSNTLAGSPEFSIEAGD; this is encoded by the coding sequence ATGACGGAACTGAAGACGAGACAGACTGGCGCAACGGCAACGCTCGGCCATCGCGGCTTTCCCCATGTCGTATCGGCCACCGGAGGCGAACTCGATATCGTCACCGGCCCCAGCCAGCCGGGCTTCAACCCCGTCGATCTGCTTTACGCATCGCTTGCCGCCTGTCTCGCCATGAGCGCCCGCATCGCCGCAACCCAGATGCAGGTCATGGACAAGGTCACCAACATCACCGCCGAGGTGAAGGGCGAAAAGGCCCATGAAGGCCCCTCGCGGGTCACGCGCTTCGATGTCCGCATCACCATTGCGGGCGATGTCGACGCCGAAACCCGCCTGAAGATCATCCACGCGGCCGAGGAAATCTGCACGGTCAGCAATACTCTGGCAGGCAGCCCGGAATTCTCCATCGAAGCCGGCGACTGA
- a CDS encoding penicillin-binding protein 1C — protein MGKLRVAGLGLAGAAIAATVALFALDAADRAFPPPLQGAATVSAEVLDADGQLLRAFATKDGLWRLKTTAADVDPQLVKMLVAYEDRRFYEHSGIDLMAFGRAGWQLLTNGRIVSGGSTLSMQVARLIEPRRERSLTAKLIQIARALQIERRLDKSEILDLYLTHAPYGGNLEGVRAASLAYFGKEPKRLSTAEAALLVALPQLPERRRPDRYRENAEAARKRVLQRMNTAGVLEPGEIARAEIAPLPEKRLQLPALAAHLAEAARRKSPTETTYHTTLRRDVQQRLETVARATAQRLDPKVSLAMLMANAETGEIVAEIGAADYFDASRSGWIDMTRVSRSPGSTLKPFIYGLAFEEGLVAQETIVEDRPADFFGYRPKNFDMSYQGDVSIRQALQLSLNVPAVRLLDALGPSKLMVRLRRAEVRPRLPTAEAPGLAIALGGAGLTLKELVQLYAGLANRKTPVRLGDGINDQPGEIENTAALFEHVAAWNVADILSGVLPPSGSPTIGIAYKTGTSYGYRDAWSVGFDGRYVLGVWIGRPDNAAVPGISGYATAAPLLFEGFSKSGLSGTPLPSAPRGANRIAQSELPISQRRFSLDPSGLLSASTREKPPQIVYPPEGAQIELGVGPDGAPLPLALKLQSGRAPFRWLANGKPLSEPTRRRTTEWTPEGIGYSTLTVIDAAGRAATVGFFVRS, from the coding sequence ATGGGAAAGCTGCGCGTCGCGGGTCTGGGCCTTGCGGGTGCTGCCATTGCAGCAACCGTAGCGCTCTTTGCCCTCGACGCTGCCGACCGTGCCTTTCCGCCGCCATTACAGGGGGCCGCCACGGTCTCAGCCGAAGTGCTGGATGCCGATGGGCAATTGCTGCGTGCCTTCGCGACGAAGGACGGGCTATGGCGTCTGAAAACGACGGCTGCCGATGTCGATCCGCAGCTTGTGAAAATGCTGGTCGCCTATGAGGACCGGCGGTTCTACGAGCATTCCGGTATCGACCTCATGGCGTTCGGCCGCGCCGGCTGGCAATTGCTGACCAATGGCCGCATCGTTTCGGGCGGCTCGACGCTCAGCATGCAGGTCGCCCGCCTGATCGAGCCACGCCGCGAACGGTCGCTGACGGCCAAGCTCATCCAGATCGCCCGCGCCCTGCAGATCGAGCGGCGCTTGGACAAGTCCGAGATCCTCGACCTCTATCTCACTCACGCGCCCTATGGCGGCAATCTCGAAGGCGTTCGGGCCGCGAGCCTCGCCTATTTCGGCAAGGAGCCGAAACGTCTCTCGACGGCGGAAGCCGCCCTGCTGGTCGCGCTGCCGCAATTGCCGGAGCGACGCCGCCCCGACCGTTACCGGGAGAACGCCGAAGCTGCCCGCAAGCGTGTTTTGCAACGCATGAACACCGCCGGCGTGCTGGAACCCGGCGAGATCGCCCGCGCCGAAATCGCCCCCCTTCCCGAAAAACGCCTGCAACTGCCAGCACTTGCCGCCCATCTGGCGGAAGCCGCAAGACGCAAGTCTCCAACTGAGACGACTTACCACACGACGCTTCGCAGGGATGTGCAGCAGCGGCTGGAAACCGTTGCGCGAGCAACCGCCCAGCGTCTCGATCCGAAGGTGTCGCTCGCCATGTTGATGGCCAATGCGGAGACCGGGGAAATCGTCGCCGAGATCGGTGCCGCCGACTATTTCGATGCCTCCCGCTCCGGCTGGATCGACATGACCCGCGTCAGCCGCTCGCCCGGTTCGACACTGAAGCCATTCATCTACGGGCTGGCCTTCGAGGAAGGACTGGTCGCACAGGAGACGATAGTCGAGGATCGCCCGGCGGATTTCTTCGGTTATCGGCCGAAGAATTTCGACATGAGCTACCAAGGCGATGTCAGCATCCGCCAGGCCCTGCAACTCTCGCTGAATGTGCCGGCCGTGCGGCTGCTCGATGCGCTCGGCCCGTCGAAGCTGATGGTAAGGCTGCGTCGCGCCGAAGTGCGTCCGCGCCTGCCGACCGCGGAAGCGCCGGGACTTGCCATTGCGCTCGGAGGAGCCGGCCTGACGCTCAAGGAACTCGTCCAGCTCTATGCCGGCCTCGCCAATCGAAAGACGCCGGTCCGGCTGGGTGACGGCATCAATGACCAGCCCGGCGAGATCGAAAACACCGCCGCCCTGTTCGAACACGTCGCCGCGTGGAATGTCGCGGACATCCTCTCGGGCGTGCTCCCACCTTCCGGCAGCCCCACCATCGGCATCGCCTACAAGACCGGCACCAGCTATGGCTATCGTGACGCCTGGTCGGTTGGCTTCGACGGCCGTTATGTCCTCGGCGTCTGGATCGGCCGTCCCGATAATGCCGCGGTTCCGGGTATTTCCGGTTACGCGACGGCGGCTCCCCTGCTGTTCGAAGGTTTTTCGAAATCGGGGCTTTCGGGCACACCGCTTCCCTCCGCCCCACGCGGCGCAAACCGCATCGCCCAGTCGGAACTGCCGATCAGCCAGCGCCGCTTCTCGCTCGATCCGAGCGGCCTCCTGTCTGCCTCGACACGCGAAAAGCCGCCGCAGATCGTCTACCCGCCGGAAGGCGCACAGATCGAACTCGGGGTCGGGCCTGACGGCGCGCCACTGCCCCTTGCCCTGAAACTGCAGTCCGGGCGCGCGCCCTTCCGCTGGCTTGCCAATGGCAAACCGCTGTCGGAACCGACACGACGGCGCACGACGGAATGGACACCGGAAGGCATCGGCTATTCGACGCTGACGGTCATCGACGCCGCCGGCCGCGCGGCAACCGTGGGCTTTTTCGTCCGCTCCTGA
- a CDS encoding phosphoribosyltransferase (Involved in nucleotide synthesis and salvage) produces the protein MQPHDFWQDIHPAGSFDPSGPHEARFPATLDDGRQMLLPIRTLADGEHGIASLIVNQASFAVLRALAEDVAAKLQAYRPEVVVGLPTLGLTLAAAVAEALGHTRYVPLGTSRKFWYEDELSVPLTSITTPHQQKRLYVDPRMLPLIQGCRVVLIDDVMSSGASMAAGLSLLAAVGVEPVAIGAAMLQTDRWRNAMAAVDAQLPERVVGAFSTPLLVRSADGGWVAGSLRL, from the coding sequence ATGCAGCCCCACGACTTTTGGCAGGACATTCATCCGGCCGGCAGTTTCGATCCTTCCGGTCCGCATGAGGCGCGCTTTCCGGCCACGCTGGATGACGGCAGGCAGATGCTCCTGCCGATCCGCACGCTTGCGGACGGTGAGCACGGGATCGCCTCGCTGATCGTCAATCAGGCAAGCTTTGCGGTGCTGCGCGCCCTTGCCGAGGACGTTGCCGCAAAGCTCCAGGCGTATCGGCCGGAGGTTGTCGTCGGCCTGCCGACGCTCGGCTTGACGCTTGCGGCCGCCGTTGCCGAGGCGCTGGGGCATACCCGCTATGTGCCGCTCGGGACTTCACGCAAGTTCTGGTATGAGGACGAACTGTCCGTTCCGCTGACCTCGATCACCACGCCGCACCAGCAGAAGCGGCTTTACGTCGATCCGCGCATGCTGCCGCTCATCCAGGGATGCCGGGTCGTGCTGATCGATGACGTGATGTCGAGCGGCGCTTCCATGGCCGCAGGGCTTTCCCTGCTTGCGGCGGTCGGTGTCGAGCCGGTGGCGATCGGGGCGGCGATGCTGCAGACGGACCGCTGGCGAAACGCCATGGCGGCGGTTGATGCGCAATTGCCCGAGCGCGTGGTCGGGGCATTCTCGACGCCGCTTCTCGTCCGTAGCGCCGATGGCGGCTGGGTTGCTGGGTCCCTCCGCCTTTAG
- a CDS encoding riboflavin synthase → MYTGIVQTVAPVTNIIRHDGYTTLTVELPEHLLEDLQIGGSVSVEGVCLSATSISGKTVTFDAMDATLSRTNLGTLHQGDDVNIERSAKPTDENGGHAIAGHIATTAKLVDAKMEMPGAFIRFAVPEEWAKYVFPRGFLAVNGASLTVADADRNEFTINLIPETLRQTTFPRYKPGDELNIEVDHQTMVMVDVVERTLTRLLDQRRPA, encoded by the coding sequence ATGTATACCGGTATCGTTCAGACCGTGGCCCCCGTCACCAACATCATCCGGCATGACGGCTACACCACGCTCACCGTCGAGCTTCCCGAACACCTGCTTGAAGACCTGCAGATCGGCGGCAGCGTTTCGGTGGAAGGCGTCTGCCTTTCTGCGACCTCGATCAGCGGCAAGACCGTGACCTTCGACGCCATGGATGCCACCCTGTCGCGCACCAATCTCGGCACGCTGCATCAGGGCGATGACGTCAACATCGAGCGCTCGGCCAAGCCGACCGACGAGAATGGCGGCCACGCCATCGCCGGCCATATCGCCACAACTGCGAAGCTGGTGGATGCGAAAATGGAAATGCCGGGCGCCTTCATCCGCTTCGCGGTGCCGGAGGAATGGGCGAAATACGTCTTTCCGCGTGGTTTTCTCGCGGTCAACGGCGCGAGCCTGACGGTCGCGGATGCAGACAGGAACGAGTTCACCATCAACCTCATTCCCGAAACACTGCGCCAGACCACATTCCCGCGCTACAAGCCGGGCGACGAGCTGAATATCGAGGTCGATCACCAGACCATGGTTATGGTCGACGTAGTGGAGCGGACTCTGACCCGTCTCCTGGACCAGCGCCGTCCGGCCTGA
- a CDS encoding cyanate transporter produces MTDNTDSHTLDLADELLIDAEDAPSTAITETTGPATRWLLAVSLVLIAFNLRPVFSSASALLPEIRSELGLSALGTSLLTTIPVICLGLFSPLAPRLAQRIGAERALLFAVFLLATGTALRGLSSLPLLFFGTALAGACIAIGNVLLPGLVKRDFPDRTALMTGFYTMALCAGAAGAAGLSLPVEKAFGGSLGAALAFWALPAFVVALIWLPQALRSAKPAKGSGIRIEGLWRDRLAWQVTLFMGLQSALAYCVFSWLVPILRERGIDGVTAGAIVSVSVMVQAASCIVAPQIAVRGRDQRLINVELVVIAVVALLGLLFAPLSTIWIWAVLQGIGQGGLIAVAMTAIVLRSPDSHVAAHLSGMAQFIGYLLAAIGPLLVGLIRSWTGSFSATALLFVALGLGAAINGWGAGRLIHVNVRSVLTEK; encoded by the coding sequence ATGACCGACAATACCGATAGCCATACACTCGACCTCGCGGACGAGCTTCTGATCGACGCCGAAGACGCGCCTTCAACCGCCATCACCGAGACCACAGGTCCGGCCACTCGCTGGCTGCTGGCCGTCAGCCTCGTGCTGATCGCATTCAACCTTCGCCCGGTCTTCTCCAGTGCATCGGCCCTGCTGCCCGAGATCCGTTCGGAGCTTGGCCTTTCTGCCCTCGGCACCAGCCTGCTCACTACCATTCCCGTCATCTGCCTCGGCCTCTTCTCCCCGCTGGCGCCGCGCCTTGCCCAGAGGATCGGCGCGGAAAGAGCCCTGCTCTTCGCCGTCTTCCTGCTGGCAACCGGGACCGCGTTGCGGGGCCTTTCCTCGCTTCCCCTGCTCTTCTTCGGCACCGCCCTTGCCGGCGCCTGCATTGCCATCGGCAATGTCCTCCTGCCGGGTCTGGTCAAGCGGGATTTTCCCGATCGCACCGCGCTGATGACCGGTTTCTACACCATGGCGCTCTGTGCCGGGGCCGCAGGTGCTGCGGGCTTGAGCCTGCCGGTGGAAAAAGCCTTCGGTGGCTCGCTCGGCGCAGCACTTGCCTTCTGGGCCCTGCCCGCCTTCGTGGTGGCACTCATCTGGCTGCCGCAGGCATTGCGAAGCGCCAAACCCGCCAAGGGCAGCGGCATCCGCATCGAAGGTCTCTGGCGCGACAGGCTGGCCTGGCAGGTCACGCTGTTCATGGGGCTGCAATCGGCGCTCGCCTATTGCGTCTTCAGCTGGCTGGTCCCCATCCTGCGCGAACGCGGCATCGACGGGGTGACGGCCGGGGCCATCGTTTCGGTCTCGGTGATGGTACAGGCGGCATCCTGCATCGTAGCACCGCAGATCGCCGTGCGCGGGCGCGACCAGCGGCTCATCAATGTAGAGCTGGTCGTCATCGCCGTCGTCGCCTTGCTCGGCCTCCTCTTCGCACCCCTCTCCACGATATGGATCTGGGCAGTGCTTCAGGGCATAGGTCAGGGCGGCCTGATTGCCGTCGCCATGACCGCCATCGTGCTGCGCTCGCCGGATTCCCATGTCGCCGCACATCTATCGGGAATGGCGCAGTTCATCGGATATCTTCTGGCGGCCATCGGCCCCCTGCTGGTCGGGCTGATAAGAAGCTGGACGGGAAGTTTTTCGGCAACGGCACTGCTTTTCGTCGCACTTGGCCTCGGCGCCGCGATCAATGGCTGGGGCGCCGGGCGTCTCATCCATGTGAACGTCCGTTCGGTACTCACCGAGAAATAA
- a CDS encoding response regulator produces the protein MQPNAEALEADTVLIVEDDALISMDAAESVARAGVNVMTVETVADALDVLNHERISAAILDFHVRDGAVTPVVERLQRSGVPFRIVSGSPLSEIAAKGIPLHLCAQKPADYLKVLISLIGDRPWFSLRASH, from the coding sequence ATGCAGCCAAACGCAGAAGCACTAGAGGCCGATACGGTCCTGATTGTCGAGGATGACGCGCTGATTTCCATGGATGCGGCGGAAAGTGTCGCCCGTGCCGGCGTCAACGTCATGACGGTGGAAACGGTGGCGGATGCGCTCGACGTTCTCAATCACGAGCGTATCTCGGCGGCGATTCTCGACTTTCACGTACGCGACGGGGCCGTCACGCCCGTCGTGGAAAGATTGCAGCGATCCGGTGTTCCATTCCGCATTGTGTCGGGGTCACCGCTGTCGGAAATCGCGGCAAAAGGCATTCCGCTTCACCTCTGTGCTCAGAAGCCGGCGGATTATCTGAAGGTTCTGATTTCGCTGATCGGCGACCGGCCCTGGTTTTCCCTGAGGGCCAGTCACTAG
- a CDS encoding LysR family transcriptional regulator, producing MLTHQRRFLPSTSALAAFDSVAKLGSFSAAANELALTQGAISRQISLLEDQLGVKLFERNNRGVELTPIGRDYAKGIGDALAMIRTLSLEAMAKAGDTHLRLAMLPTFGTRWLMPRIPDFLARNPSIIIDFATRIGQFDFESSGLDAAIHIGDPNWPGTDCQFLMQEMVAPVCSPAFLRDHPVASAQDLLSMPLFDLASRPRAWEHWFASLDIPNGRGGGMRFEQISNVVQACLAGLGIALVPTFLIEPELSSGQLVRAWNHEVRSASAYYLVRPLSKMAYPPATAFSQWLLEQVRDFNARQAGRSEHMP from the coding sequence ATGCTGACCCATCAACGCCGTTTCCTGCCCTCCACCAGCGCGCTCGCGGCCTTCGATTCCGTGGCAAAGCTCGGAAGCTTCTCCGCCGCAGCCAACGAACTGGCGCTGACCCAAGGGGCCATCAGCCGGCAGATATCCCTTCTGGAAGATCAGCTTGGCGTCAAGCTCTTCGAGCGCAACAATCGCGGCGTCGAATTGACGCCCATCGGCCGCGACTACGCCAAGGGGATCGGCGACGCGCTGGCGATGATCCGTACGCTTTCACTGGAGGCGATGGCCAAGGCAGGCGACACCCATCTGCGCCTTGCGATGCTGCCGACCTTCGGCACCCGCTGGCTGATGCCGCGCATACCGGATTTCCTCGCCCGCAATCCCTCTATCATCATCGATTTCGCCACTCGCATCGGGCAGTTCGATTTCGAAAGCTCCGGTCTGGACGCCGCCATTCATATCGGCGATCCGAACTGGCCCGGCACCGATTGCCAGTTCCTGATGCAGGAGATGGTGGCGCCTGTCTGCAGCCCGGCCTTTCTGCGCGATCACCCGGTCGCGAGTGCGCAAGACCTGCTCTCCATGCCGCTCTTCGATCTCGCGTCGCGACCCCGCGCCTGGGAGCACTGGTTCGCAAGTCTGGACATACCAAACGGCCGCGGCGGCGGCATGCGCTTCGAACAGATTTCCAACGTGGTGCAGGCCTGCCTCGCCGGTCTCGGCATCGCCCTTGTCCCGACGTTCCTGATCGAACCGGAGCTTTCCAGCGGCCAACTGGTTCGCGCCTGGAACCATGAGGTCAGGAGCGCCAGTGCCTATTACCTTGTCAGGCCCCTTTCGAAGATGGCCTACCCACCCGCCACCGCCTTTTCGCAATGGCTTCTGGAACAGGTGCGCGATTTCAACGCCCGGCAGGCCGGTCGGAGCGAGCATATGCCCTGA
- a CDS encoding acyl-CoA dehydrogenase has product MSDMRPFSWSDPFLMAEVLSEDERMIQSAAASFAESELLPRVNEAYLGETVEPEIFRLMGQAGLLGLTLPEKYGAAGANYVSYGLVAREVERIDSGYRSMMSVQSSLVIHPIYAYGSEEQKDKYLPGLVSGELIGCFGLTEPDAGSDPGGMKTRAEKIEGGYRLRGSKMWISNAPIADVFVVWAKSEAHGGEIRGFVLEKGMKGLSAPKIGGKLSLRASVTGEIVLDGVEVGEDALLPGVSGLKGPFGCLNRARYGISWGVLGAAEDCWFRARQYGLDRKQFGKPLAGTQLYQKKLADMQTEITLGLFASLRVGRLMDEHQFAPEMISLVKRNNCGKALDIARMARDMHGGNGIQIEYHVMRHAQNLETVNTYEGTHDVHALILGRAQTGIQAFF; this is encoded by the coding sequence ATGAGCGATATGCGGCCTTTTTCCTGGAGCGATCCTTTCCTGATGGCGGAGGTTCTTTCCGAAGACGAACGGATGATCCAGTCGGCGGCAGCGTCCTTTGCCGAAAGCGAGCTTCTGCCGCGCGTGAACGAGGCGTATCTCGGGGAAACGGTCGAGCCGGAAATCTTCCGTCTCATGGGCCAAGCCGGATTGCTCGGCCTGACGCTGCCGGAGAAATATGGCGCAGCCGGTGCAAACTACGTTTCCTACGGCCTCGTCGCCCGTGAAGTCGAGCGCATCGATTCCGGCTATCGCTCGATGATGAGCGTACAGTCGTCACTGGTCATTCATCCGATCTATGCCTATGGCTCTGAAGAGCAGAAGGACAAATACCTGCCCGGCCTCGTTTCGGGCGAGCTGATCGGTTGCTTCGGCTTGACCGAACCGGATGCCGGCTCCGATCCGGGCGGCATGAAGACGCGTGCCGAAAAGATCGAGGGCGGTTATCGCCTGCGCGGCTCCAAGATGTGGATTTCCAATGCGCCGATCGCTGACGTGTTCGTGGTCTGGGCGAAGTCGGAAGCGCATGGCGGCGAGATCCGCGGCTTCGTGCTGGAAAAGGGCATGAAGGGCCTTTCGGCGCCGAAGATCGGCGGCAAGCTTTCCCTGCGTGCCTCGGTGACCGGCGAGATCGTGCTCGATGGCGTCGAAGTTGGCGAAGACGCATTGCTGCCGGGCGTATCCGGCCTCAAGGGGCCGTTCGGCTGCCTCAACCGCGCCCGCTACGGTATTTCCTGGGGGGTGCTCGGTGCGGCGGAAGATTGCTGGTTCCGCGCTCGTCAGTATGGCCTGGACCGCAAGCAGTTCGGCAAGCCGCTGGCCGGCACGCAGCTTTACCAGAAGAAGCTTGCCGACATGCAGACGGAAATCACGCTTGGCCTTTTCGCCTCGCTGCGCGTCGGCCGGCTAATGGACGAACACCAGTTCGCGCCGGAAATGATCTCGCTCGTCAAGCGCAACAATTGCGGCAAGGCGCTGGATATCGCCCGCATGGCCCGCGACATGCACGGCGGCAATGGTATCCAGATCGAATACCATGTCATGCGTCACGCCCAGAATCTCGAGACGGTCAATACCTATGAGGGAACCCATGATGTGCACGCGCTGATCCTGGGTCGCGCCCAGACCGGCATTCAGGCGTTCTTCTGA